Below is a window of Brassica napus cultivar Da-Ae chromosome A5, Da-Ae, whole genome shotgun sequence DNA.
TTGGTCTGATGTAAAAGGAAGCTCCAGCGATACCCCAGACGTATCTGCCAAGGAGATAGTTATCATAATAGGATCAGGGACTGTCTCCGTGCTTGAACCTTCCTCTACAGCCTCACCCTTTAAAGTCAagacaacaaaacaaaacactcaGAAGTAATCAAGAGTAATAGAAAAGCAAACACCTTATGTAAATGCTGAGACCAGAGGAAGAGAAGGGTTACATACATCCGCTTGAGATGACGCCATGCCAGGTATACCCACTGTGACGTCTCCTTCACCAGCCTCTTCAAGTGGCGGATCTCTGTTATTCAATGCAGATGTTTGTTTCTCCGAGTCACTATGTTCAAAGAAAGAGTCGACGGCTTGGCCTAGATTCCACATATACTGTTCCAAGTAAACTTTTGCAACTTGTCTAGTCTCTCCAGTGGTCAAAGAGAATGAAGCGATGAGCTCTTCCTTGATCTCATCAGGTAACTCAAAGAAAGATCATCAGGAGACAATAGGTTGAGTTAAATTATTCTAGGCGATGTTTAGCAAACACAAAATCAAGATAAACAGCCATAAATGTAAAGGCAAAAAGCAAGCAAGCAAGCACACCTTTTTACTGTAAACGTCATCGAAATAGAAGATGGCGGCATCTACATCCCCCTTGCAGTAGTTGAGGCAATCGATTACGGCTTTTGCAGAGGCAGCAGAAACGACATCGTGGAAGTGGTTTATTCTTTGCTGTGCCAGTCTAAACGGCGCCGTACTGTACAAGTAAACCAAGTTacccaaaaataagaaaagattcAGAAACAAAAAGATACGCTAAACCGTAAATAAAGATACGCTAAACCGTAAATCAAGAAATGATGACCTAACCCAAGGAGGGCTCTCGATTCTGAGATTTGTCGAGGTACTATGAAACTGCGGCTCAGTATCACCACCGTCGTGAGATAACGGCATGGGTTTCGACTTCTTCTCAGGTTTATCATAGCGATGTGCACAGAAAGCGCGGGCGGCGTGCTCTAGGCTCCAATTGTTGTCGCTGAGGTACTTTGTTGCGTCGGCCACAGACGCCGATCCATGAGAAAGGTCTATGAATCTCGCGATCTTCTCGTTTCTGCTTTGTTCCTCCGCCGCGGTTCTCTGGTTCTCCGACGACGGAGGTTGAGCCGGCGACGGTAATGTTTTGGTGCGGCAAGCCTCCGTCGCTGCGTTTAGATCCCATCGGAATCCTTCGAGGTAGAATAGCGCTTCTTCTGTGCAGACTCCTAGTTCGTCAAACATTAGTTTCAACGGATCAGCCATCGTCTTCGTCAGTGTTCGTCACCAGATTTGGGCGGGAGTTTCTACTTGTTTgggaaagaagaagaggagggaTACTATTTTCTTGCTGAAACAGCGTCGTTTTGTGTTGGCAGCCTAAAACGATGTCGAATCAGGCAATTATGTCCATAAGAATCGAGGGGTAAAATGGTAAGTAACAGCAATAAACCAAACGCATGTGGCGAGAAGAGACCGTTCTAAATTCCAACGAATAACCGATTGCACAACTAAATAGCAGCTCCAACGTATCTAAggtttaaagaaaagaaaaaatgaagaagaaaaaaacaatatattctgAACTAAAGACTTTTAAGACCACCTCCATTTGTCGGAGTACTAAGACGAGTTCTAagcaaaatagaaaaaaaaaatgaaaaaggcaaaaaaaaaaagaaccggTGTTTAACTTGGGCTTTCTAGACTTGGTAAGGAACTCTTACGTGTCGGTTTTCTATTGGACCACCCTttaatgtctctctctcttttgcctCTTCCATTGTGCGAAATCCGTATTGCTTTTTCTTCCATTCTCAATCAATCCGTCTCCTCTCTCGAATCTCATCTCATACTTCTCGGTTAGACAAAATCTTGTTCTGAAGTTATGATAAAAATCAGAAGAGAAGAAGGATTGAAGAGAAAACAATGATCGAGGGTAGGATGAAACTCAGACAATAGGCAAATCGTCTTGCCCGTCCCTATTGCCACCGGCCTCTCTTCTCCTCCTAaagtagaaaaaataataattgtttgcTCATTTCTGCGTCGAATTGCTTTCATCTCCAAAAATGAGAACGATCGTTTCGCATTTGATCCGTCACAAATCATC
It encodes the following:
- the LOC111215584 gene encoding uncharacterized protein LOC111215584; amino-acid sequence: MADPLKLMFDELGVCTEEALFYLEGFRWDLNAATEACRTKTLPSPAQPPSSENQRTAAEEQSRNEKIARFIDLSHGSASVADATKYLSDNNWSLEHAARAFCAHRYDKPEKKSKPMPLSHDGGDTEPQFHSTSTNLRIESPPWVSTAPFRLAQQRINHFHDVVSAASAKAVIDCLNYCKGDVDAAIFYFDDVYSKKLPDEIKEELIASFSLTTGETRQVAKVYLEQYMWNLGQAVDSFFEHSDSEKQTSALNNRDPPLEEAGEGDVTVGIPGMASSQADGEAVEEGSSTETVPDPIMITISLADTSGVSLELPFTSDQTVRDIRNAIDQRYPNNDRGYVLESGDGVRYMDWNVTVYRVTRGESTTLFQIYP